In the genome of Bradysia coprophila strain Holo2 unplaced genomic scaffold, BU_Bcop_v1 contig_232, whole genome shotgun sequence, one region contains:
- the LOC119076419 gene encoding eukaryotic initiation factor 4A-III, whose amino-acid sequence MARRGEDLSNVEFETSEDVQVVPTFNSMGLREELLRAIYAYGFEKPSAIQQRSILPIIKGRDVIAQAQSGTGKTATFSISILQSLDTTLRETQVLCLSPTRELAVQIQKVILALGDFMNVQCHACIGGTNLGEDIRKLDYGQHIVSGTPGRVFDMIKRRVLRTRSIKMLVLDEADEMLNKGFKEQIYDVYRYLPPATQVCLISATLPHEILEMTSKFMTDPIRILVKRDELTLEGIKQFFVAVEREEWKFDTLCDLYDTLTITQAVIFCNTKRKVDWLTEKMREANFTVSSMHGDMPQKERDEIMKEFRSGQSRVLITTDVWARGIDVQQVSLVINYDLPNNRELYIHRIGRSGRFGRKGVAINFVKSDDIRILRDIEQYYSTQIDEMPMNVADLI is encoded by the exons atggCTCGGCGAGGTGAAGATTTATCGAATGTGGAATTCGAGACAAGTGAAGATGTGCAGGTCGTACCAACGTTCAATTCGATGGGACTACGGGAGGAACTGTTGAGAGCTATCTACGCATACG GTTTCGAAAAACCATCGGCAATCCAACAGAGAAGTATCCTTCCAATCATTAAGGGACGCGATGTTATCGCTCAAGCACAATCTGGTACCGGTAAAACTgccacattttcaatttcgatacTGCAATCGCTGGACACAACATTACGTGAAACGCAAGTCCTGTGCCTGTCACCGACTCGTGAATTGGCCGTCCAGATTCAAAAGGTCATATTGGCGTTGGGCGACTTCATGAACGTTCAGTGTCATGCCTGCATCGGTGGCACAAATCTGGGCGAAGACATTCGTAAATTGGACTATGGACAGCATATTGTCAGTGGAACACCGGGCCGTGTGTTTGACATGATCAAGAGACGTGTGCTGCGAACGAGATCGATTAAAATGTTGGTTCTGGACGAGGCTGACGAAATGTTGAACAAAGGTTTCAAGGAGCAAATCTACGATGTGTATCGCTACTTGCCGCCCGCCACACAGGTATGTCTAATATCAGCCACACTACCGCACGAGATCCTTGAAATGACATCGAAATTCATGACCGATCCGATTCGCATTCTTGTGAAACGCGATGAGTTGACGCTGGAGGGAATCAAACAGTTTTTCGTTGCTGTGGAACGAGAGGAATGGAAATTCGACACGTTGTGCGATCTGTACGACACATTGACCATTACACAGGCGGTCATTTTCTGCAATACGAAAAGGAAGGTCGATTGGTTGACCGAGAAGATGCGCGAGGCGAATTTCACCGTCAGTTCGATGCACGGTGACATGCCGCAAAAGGAACGTGATGAGATTATGAAGGAATTCCGTTCCGGACAGAGTCGCGTTCTGATCACCACAGATGTGTGGGCTCGTGGTATCGATGTGCAGCAAGTGTCGCTGGTCATTAACTACGATTTGCCGAACAATCGTGAATTGTACATTCATCGTATCGGTCGGTCGGGTCGTTTCGGTCGCAAGGGTGTTGCTATCAATTTCGTGAAGTCCGATGACATTCGAATTTTGCGTGACATTGAACAGTACTATTCGACGCAAATTGACGAGATGCCGATGAATGTCGCTGATTTGATCTAA
- the LOC119076421 gene encoding uncharacterized UDP-glucosyltransferase YjiC-like, translating into MSNSKLKILFAPAQGMGHVGACQGLADILRQRGHECIVILDVQFKGRLAKHGYREAILQEIGPEKYSSTEPDIVKAFFRDHPHDIISMSTIDTFKAVGSIFAAMFEDSKKMEVNFKAIVDTVQPDIIICDMHLASPVLMNSDIPWLLLCSMGPLEFYNRCNSDDRLPPAMSGLSIRGNKSEWQEFREQMAASSGNLSALVNEWYHGLCGKSLPPSELQPLSPHLNIYITPEELDFKEAEPLGEKWIGVNGFVRTTDETITLPDWLIKRPGKLILLSLGSLASGHLELMKFVTEALSKSEHKFVVATGSNHDKYTLPDNMWGQSFLPQAALYPMVDCVIAHGGNNSLYESFYYGKPLLLIPIFADQFDNAQRLVDTKLGYRLSRGSNAANFVKLVDKLANDNELRVRMKEISERIRNCDDKRIIAEKIEEIARQNRL; encoded by the exons ATGTCGAACtctaaactaaaaattttattcgctcCGGCCCAAGGCATGGGTCATGTTGGTGCATGTCAAGGGCTAGCCGACATACTGCGTCAACGGGGACACGAATGCATTGTGATATTGGACGTTCAGTTCAAGGGACGGCTCGCCAAACACGGCTACCGAGAAGCGATTCTACAAGAAATCGGGCCTGAGAAATATTCATCTACCGAGCCGGATATAGTGAAAGCCTTTTTCCGGGACCATCCACACGACATTATCTCAATGTCAACGATCGATACATTCAAGGCAGTGGGTTCAATTTTCGCTGCCATGTTCGAGGATAGTAAGAAAATGGAGGTGAATTTTAAGGCGATAGTCGACACTGTTCAACCTGACATCATTATATGCGACATGCACTTAGCATCGCCAGTGCTTATGAACAGTGACATTCCGTGGTTGCTTTTGTGTTCGATGGGACCGCTTGAGTTCTATAATAGATGCAATTCAGATGATAGACTACCACCAGCAATGTCAG GTTTGTCCATTCGTGGCAACAAGAGTGAATGGCAAGAATTTCGTGAACAAATGGCTGCGTCGTCTGGTAACCTTTCAGCACTTGTCAACGAGTGGTATCATGGTCTTTGCGGTAAAAGCTTGCCACCGTCGGAGCTCCAACCACTGTCCCCGCACCTAAACATTTACATTACGCCCGAAGAACTAGATTTCAAGGAAGCTGAACCGTTGGGTGAAAAATGGATCGGCGTAAATGGTTTCGTTCGTACGACCGACGAAACGATTACACTACCCGATTGGCTCATCAAAAGGCCGGGAAAACTCATACTGTTGTCGTTGGGATCTCTTGCCAGTGGTCACTTGGAGCTGATGAAATTCGTAACGGAAGCGCTAAGCAAATCCGAACACAAATTTGTCGTTGCAACCGGTTCCAACCATGATAAGTACACACTTCCCGACAACATGTGGGGTCAATCGTTTCTACCTCAGGCAGCTCTATATCCGATGGTTGATTGTGTCATCGCACACGGCGGTAACAATTCCTTGTACGAATCGTTTTACTATGGAAAACCGTTACTGCTGATTCCGATCTTTGCCGACCAATTTGATAATGCACAGCGTCTGGTCGACACGAAATTGGGATACCGTTTGTCGCGTGGTTCTAATGCTgccaatttcgttaaacttgtTGATAAACTGGCCAACGACAATGAATTGCGTGTTCGCATGAAGGAGATTAGTGAACGAATTCGCAATTGTGACGATAAACGTATTATCGCtgagaaaattgaagaaattgcGCGACAAAATAGACTGTAA
- the LOC119076422 gene encoding alpha-soluble NSF attachment protein, with the protein MGDNEQKAMALMAEAEKKLTTQKGFFGQLFGGGNNRLDEALDCYKRAANMFKMAKNWGQAGRAFQEAASLHSKGGNAHESATSYVDASNCFKKIDPNEAIACLMKAIEIYTEMGRFSIAAKHHQAIAELYEGEGNDLQRAVQHYESAADYFRGEESTSSANKCMIKVAQYAAQLEDYDKAIQIYEQVASSCLDSSLLKYSAKEYFFRASLCHLSVDLLNAQHALEKYSQQYPAFQDSREYKLVKDLCEHLEEQNIEGFTDTVKDYDSISRLDQWYTTILLRIKKQANDNPDLR; encoded by the exons ATGGGTGACAACGAACAAAAAGCAATGGCCTTGATGGCCGAAGCCGAGAAAAAGTTGACCACACAGAAGGGATTCTTCGGACAACTGTTTGG TGGTGGTAATAATCGCCTTGACGAGGCTCTGGATTGTTATAAACGAGCGGCGAATATGTTTAAAATGGCCAAGAATTGGGGACAGGCTGGTCGTGCATTCCAAGAGGCGGCCAGTCTACATTCGAAAGGTGGTAATGCGCACGAATCGGCCACAAGTTATGTGGACGCGTCCAATTGCTTCAAAAAG ATCGACCCGAATGAGGCAATTGCCTGCTTAATGAAAGCCATTGAAATCTATACAGAGATGGGCCGCTTTTCAATAGCTGCTAAACACCATCAAGCTATCGCTGAATTGTATGAAGGTGAAGGCAACGACCTG CAACGCGCCGTTCAACATTACGAAAGCGCTGCCGACTATTTCCGAGGCGAAGAGTCCACCAGTTCGGCAAATAAGTGTATGATCAAAGTGGCCCAGTATGCAGCCCAATTGGAAGACTATGACAAAGCTATCCAAATCTACGAACAG gTCGCCAGTTCGTGTCTAGACAGTTCTCTGCTTAAGTACAGCGCCAAAGAATACTTTTTCCGTGCATCATTGTGTCACTTGAGCGTTGACTTGTTGAACGCTCAGCATGCGTTAGAAAAGTACTCTCAACAATATCCGGCATTTCAAGACTCCCGAGAATACAAGTTGGTTAAG GATCTGTGCGAACATCTAGAAGAGCAAAACATCGAAGGATTCACCGATACCGTTAAGGACTACGACAGCATCTCTCGACTGGATCAATGGTACACGACGATTTTGTTGCGAATTAAAAAACAGGCCAACGACAATCCAGACCTACGATAA